A region of Blattabacterium cuenoti STAT DNA encodes the following proteins:
- a CDS encoding shikimate kinase: MKITLIGYMGSGKTTIGKMLSKKLDLDFYDLDVLFEKKYDSILNIFKKKGELFFRNREHYLLKKILKQKNKYVLSVGGGTPCFYNNIYLLNKYSNTFYLKANGYTLFKRLFLEKNTRPLISHLSKNELFIFIIKHLSKRSNFYDKSLGKINTYGKSKNDIVQEIMKSIKW; this comes from the coding sequence ATGAAAATCACTTTAATTGGATATATGGGAAGTGGAAAAACTACTATAGGAAAAATGTTATCTAAAAAATTAGATTTGGATTTTTATGATTTAGATGTTCTTTTTGAAAAGAAATATGATTCTATTCTTAATATTTTTAAAAAAAAAGGAGAACTTTTTTTCAGAAATAGAGAACATTATTTGTTAAAAAAAATTTTGAAACAAAAAAATAAATATGTTTTATCGGTTGGAGGAGGAACTCCTTGTTTTTATAATAATATTTATTTGTTAAACAAATATTCAAATACTTTTTATTTAAAAGCAAATGGGTATACTTTATTTAAAAGATTATTTCTAGAAAAAAATACAAGACCTTTAATTTCTCATTTATCTAAAAATGAATTATTTATATTTATTATTAAACATTTATCGAAAAGATCAAATTTTTATGATAAATCTTTAGGAAAAATTAATACATATGGAAAATCAAAAAACGATATAGTTCAAGAAATTATGAAATCTATTAAATGGTAA
- the hisG gene encoding ATP phosphoribosyltransferase, which produces MDKLKIAIQKSGRLYEDSIKLLKDCSIEVNIGIDKLKTTALNFPLEVLFLRDDDIPQYLEDGVADIGIVGKNVLLEKRKRIKIKETLGFGKCRLSIAVPKSLSYNNIKDLNGKRIATSYPFLVEEFFKKKCIDTEIHEISGAVEIAPGIGLADCICDLVSSGSTLFMNGLKEVETVLQSEAVLASHLHLDSTQNIIMEKLLFRIRAVKKAKNNKYILLNVSNEKLEKIISYLPGIKSPVILPLANSECSSVHSVVNENDFWGIIENLKALGARDILVLPIEKIIL; this is translated from the coding sequence ATGGATAAACTTAAAATAGCAATTCAAAAATCAGGCCGTCTTTATGAGGATTCTATCAAATTACTAAAAGATTGCAGTATTGAAGTTAATATTGGGATAGATAAGTTAAAAACAACGGCTCTTAATTTTCCGCTAGAAGTCCTTTTTCTTAGAGATGATGATATCCCTCAATATTTAGAAGATGGTGTAGCTGATATAGGAATTGTGGGAAAAAATGTTCTTCTAGAAAAGAGAAAAAGAATAAAAATAAAAGAAACTTTGGGATTTGGAAAATGCAGACTTTCTATAGCTGTTCCTAAGTCTTTATCTTACAATAATATTAAAGATTTAAATGGAAAAAGAATCGCTACAAGTTATCCTTTTTTAGTTGAAGAATTTTTCAAAAAAAAATGTATAGATACAGAAATTCACGAAATTTCTGGTGCAGTGGAAATTGCTCCTGGAATTGGTCTAGCAGATTGTATTTGTGATTTAGTAAGTAGTGGATCTACACTTTTTATGAACGGATTAAAAGAAGTAGAGACTGTTCTTCAATCTGAAGCTGTATTAGCTTCACATCTTCATTTAGACTCAACACAAAACATTATAATGGAAAAATTATTATTTCGAATTAGAGCTGTAAAAAAAGCTAAAAATAATAAATATATTTTATTAAATGTTTCTAATGAAAAATTAGAAAAAATAATATCTTATCTTCCAGGAATTAAAAGCCCAGTTATTCTCCCTCTAGCAAATTCAGAATGTAGTTCTGTACATTCTGTCGTAAACGAAAATGATTTTTGGGGGATTATAGAAAATCTAAAAGCACTTGGAGCTCGGGATATATTAGTTCTCCCGATAGAAAAAATTATACTATAA
- the hisD gene encoding histidinol dehydrogenase, with translation MMIQVYIHPPYERWNSISNRNLQNISHIKNLVTPIINDVKKYGDVALKNYTKKYDHVDIKHIQVTEEDFNKADMKISDHLKKSIETAYQNIKCFHQKQMHKENPIEVSKGVFCWRKIIPIEKIGFYIPGGSAPLFSTVLMLGIPGKLSGCKNIILCSPPNKNGEIHPAILYTAKYVGITQIYKVGGAQAIAAMAYGTKSIPSVYKIFGPGNSYVTISKQIVSQKGIVSIDIPAGPSEVVIMADDSANPEFVASDLLSQSEHDPESYILLVTPNNQFWIKKLKKELRKQFLNFDKKKDIIEESLKKSKIIVLSSLDECLNLVNQVAPEHLIINCKNSFYWSEKVINAGSVFLGNYSPVSAGDYASGTNHVLPTYGYAKSYSGLSMDSFVKKITFQKISKKGLKHLSKCINILSSEEGLFAHKKSINIRLKN, from the coding sequence ATTATGATTCAAGTATATATTCATCCTCCATATGAGAGATGGAATTCTATTTCGAATAGAAACTTACAAAACATTTCTCATATAAAAAACTTAGTCACTCCTATTATCAATGATGTTAAAAAATACGGAGATGTAGCTTTAAAAAATTATACAAAAAAATATGATCATGTAGATATAAAACATATTCAAGTAACAGAAGAAGATTTCAATAAAGCTGATATGAAAATTTCAGATCATTTGAAAAAATCAATTGAAACTGCATATCAGAATATAAAATGTTTTCATCAAAAACAAATGCATAAAGAAAATCCGATAGAAGTTTCAAAAGGTGTTTTTTGTTGGAGAAAAATTATTCCCATAGAAAAAATCGGTTTTTATATCCCAGGAGGTTCTGCCCCTTTATTTTCTACTGTCCTAATGTTAGGAATTCCTGGAAAATTGTCAGGATGTAAAAATATTATATTATGTAGTCCTCCAAATAAAAATGGAGAAATTCATCCGGCAATTCTCTATACAGCTAAATATGTAGGAATTACACAAATATATAAAGTAGGGGGAGCTCAAGCAATTGCCGCTATGGCTTATGGTACAAAAAGCATTCCTTCTGTATATAAAATATTTGGTCCAGGAAATTCTTACGTTACAATATCTAAACAAATTGTATCCCAAAAAGGAATAGTATCTATAGATATACCTGCAGGCCCTTCAGAAGTAGTTATTATGGCTGATGATTCAGCAAATCCAGAGTTTGTTGCTTCTGATTTATTATCTCAATCAGAACATGATCCAGAAAGCTATATTTTATTGGTTACTCCAAATAATCAATTTTGGATAAAAAAACTTAAAAAAGAATTAAGAAAACAATTTTTAAATTTTGATAAAAAGAAAGATATTATTGAGGAATCCTTGAAAAAAAGCAAAATAATTGTTCTTTCATCTTTAGATGAATGTTTAAATTTAGTTAATCAAGTTGCTCCAGAACATTTAATTATAAATTGTAAAAATTCTTTTTATTGGAGTGAAAAAGTTATTAATGCAGGATCTGTTTTTTTAGGAAATTATTCTCCAGTTAGTGCAGGAGACTACGCTTCTGGAACCAATCATGTTCTTCCTACCTATGGTTATGCTAAATCTTATAGTGGACTATCTATGGATAGTTTTGTAAAAAAAATTACTTTTCAAAAAATATCTAAAAAAGGATTGAAACATTTATCGAAATGTATCAATATTTTATCTTCTGAAGAAGGATTATTTGCACATAAAAAATCTATTAATATTCGGTTAAAAAATTAG
- the serC gene encoding 3-phosphoserine/phosphohydroxythreonine transaminase gives MKVHNFNAGPSILPKEVVKKAAQSVINFNNSGLSILEISHRSIDFLDIIEKTTFLIKRIMNLDDDYTILFLQGGATLQFSMIPYNLMNQIAGYLDTGFWAYNAIKEAKKFGKVKVLFSGKEKNYTYISTNYHIPCNMDYFHCTSNNTIVGTQMKIFPKTSIPIICDMSSDIFSRTLDFCQFSLIYASAQKNISSAGMTIVIMKKNILGKFRKNIPSYMNYKTHIQNNSILNTPNVFSIYTSMLTLKWIKNQGGLSLIEKKNQKKAKLLYDEIDQNNLFENKIHKNNRSNMNVSFFLKEKNLEKEFNKMWKKENIIGLEGHRYLGGYRASIYNALPLKSVQFLIEIMKEFERKFS, from the coding sequence ATGAAAGTACATAATTTCAATGCAGGTCCTTCTATACTACCGAAAGAAGTTGTAAAAAAAGCAGCTCAATCTGTAATTAATTTTAATAATTCTGGATTGTCAATACTTGAAATTTCTCATAGAAGTATAGATTTTTTAGATATCATAGAAAAAACTACTTTTTTAATAAAACGTATTATGAATTTAGATGATGATTATACTATTTTATTTCTTCAAGGAGGCGCTACATTACAATTTTCAATGATTCCATATAATTTAATGAATCAAATAGCGGGATATTTAGATACAGGATTTTGGGCTTATAACGCTATTAAAGAAGCTAAAAAATTTGGAAAAGTGAAGGTTTTATTTTCCGGTAAAGAAAAAAATTATACATATATATCAACAAATTATCATATTCCATGTAATATGGATTATTTCCATTGTACATCTAATAATACAATAGTTGGAACACAAATGAAAATATTTCCTAAAACATCTATTCCAATAATTTGTGATATGTCTTCTGATATTTTTAGCAGAACATTAGATTTTTGTCAGTTTAGTTTAATCTATGCCTCTGCACAAAAAAATATAAGTTCTGCAGGAATGACTATTGTAATTATGAAAAAGAATATTTTAGGAAAATTTAGAAAAAATATTCCTTCTTATATGAATTATAAAACTCATATACAAAATAATAGTATTTTAAATACGCCAAATGTTTTTTCTATTTATACTTCTATGTTGACTTTGAAATGGATCAAAAATCAAGGTGGTCTTTCTCTTATAGAAAAAAAAAATCAAAAAAAAGCTAAATTATTATATGATGAAATAGATCAAAATAATTTATTTGAAAATAAAATACATAAAAATAATCGTTCTAATATGAATGTTTCTTTTTTTTTAAAAGAAAAAAATTTAGAAAAAGAATTTAATAAAATGTGGAAAAAAGAAAATATTATAGGATTAGAAGGACATAGATATCTAGGGGGGTATCGTGCAAGTATATATAATGCACTTCCATTGAAAAGTGTTCAATTTCTTATTGAAATCATGAAAGAATTTGAAAGAAAATTTTCATAA
- a CDS encoding exodeoxyribonuclease III: protein MKIISYNINGIRSGIRKGLSNWIEMNRPDVICLQEIKASPEQIETNLFEKLGYNHYWASSKKKKGYSGVGILCKEKPIHVEYGIGLNSIDEEGRVLRVDLTNLSVISLYLPSGKDMIKRLNFKFFFMKKFFLYTKKIKNKLNNLIICGDYNICHHEIDIHDPIQNQKISGFLPEERKWMTHFMNLGFIDSFRNFVQKAHHYSWWSYRSNARKKNKGWRIDYAMVSNSLKKEMKNAYLMPEIKFSDHCPVVLEIF, encoded by the coding sequence ATGAAAATTATTAGTTATAATATAAATGGAATTCGATCTGGAATTAGAAAAGGATTATCGAATTGGATAGAAATGAATCGTCCAGATGTTATATGTTTACAAGAAATAAAAGCTTCTCCAGAACAAATAGAAACGAATCTTTTTGAAAAATTAGGTTATAATCATTATTGGGCCTCTTCAAAAAAAAAAAAAGGATATAGTGGTGTAGGAATTTTATGTAAAGAAAAACCTATTCATGTAGAATACGGAATAGGATTGAATTCTATAGATGAAGAAGGAAGGGTATTACGGGTAGATTTAACAAATCTATCAGTAATTAGTCTTTATCTTCCTTCAGGAAAGGATATGATAAAAAGACTAAATTTTAAATTTTTTTTTATGAAAAAATTTTTTTTATACACAAAAAAAATAAAAAACAAATTAAATAATCTTATTATTTGTGGAGATTATAATATTTGTCATCATGAAATTGATATTCATGATCCTATTCAGAATCAGAAAATTTCAGGTTTTTTACCGGAAGAAAGAAAATGGATGACTCATTTTATGAATTTAGGTTTTATAGATAGTTTTAGAAATTTTGTTCAAAAAGCGCATCATTATAGTTGGTGGAGTTATCGTTCTAATGCTAGAAAAAAGAATAAAGGTTGGAGAATTGATTATGCTATGGTTAGTAATTCCTTAAAAAAGGAAATGAAAAATGCTTATCTCATGCCGGAAATCAAGTTTTCTGATCATTGTCCTGTTGTACTAGAAATTTTTTAA
- the hisC gene encoding histidinol-phosphate transaminase, giving the protein MNNFNLNSLIRKDILNLDPYISARTEHYHKEKNSIFLDANENSFGSPLSFFNSYNRYPDPLQKKLKKKISDFKNISPSQIFLGNGSDEIIDLVYRIFSRPKIDHSIIFPPTYGMYEVSGKIHGVDVIKIFLTKEDYQLNLYEIEKILNPNSKIIFICSPNNPTGNDIIREDIKNITKKFTGIIVLDEAYIDFSNQKSLSIEINKYPNLIILQTLSKAWGLAGLRIGIAIASKAIIQWMNKIKYPYNISLLSQEIALKALENRDLFFFHLKNILIEREYMQESLEKFSFIQKVYPSSTNFLLVKINFSSKNLYHYLMKKKVFVRDRSKIILCNNCLRITIGTHEENEYLIDQIRNFSIKKIEI; this is encoded by the coding sequence ATGAATAATTTTAATTTGAATTCTCTAATAAGAAAAGATATTCTAAATTTAGATCCTTATATTTCTGCTAGAACAGAACATTATCATAAAGAAAAAAATTCTATTTTTTTAGATGCTAATGAAAATTCTTTTGGCTCCCCTTTATCTTTTTTTAATTCTTATAACAGATATCCAGATCCTTTACAAAAAAAATTGAAAAAAAAAATATCAGATTTTAAAAATATCTCTCCATCTCAAATATTTTTAGGAAATGGAAGTGATGAGATTATTGATTTAGTCTATCGAATTTTTTCTCGTCCAAAAATAGATCATTCTATTATATTTCCTCCTACATACGGTATGTATGAAGTAAGTGGAAAAATTCATGGAGTAGATGTAATCAAAATTTTTCTTACAAAAGAAGATTATCAATTGAATTTATATGAAATAGAAAAAATTTTGAATCCAAATAGTAAAATTATTTTTATTTGTTCTCCTAATAATCCTACGGGAAATGATATAATAAGAGAAGATATAAAAAATATAACAAAAAAATTTACAGGAATTATTGTATTAGATGAAGCATACATTGATTTTTCTAATCAAAAATCTTTATCGATAGAAATCAATAAATATCCAAATTTAATTATTTTACAAACGCTTTCTAAAGCTTGGGGATTAGCAGGGTTAAGAATAGGAATAGCCATTGCTTCTAAAGCGATAATTCAATGGATGAATAAAATAAAATATCCATATAATATTAGTCTCTTATCTCAAGAGATAGCTTTAAAAGCTTTAGAAAATAGAGATTTGTTTTTTTTTCATTTAAAAAACATTCTTATAGAAAGAGAATATATGCAAGAATCCTTAGAAAAATTTTCTTTTATACAAAAAGTATATCCTAGTTCTACTAATTTTTTATTAGTAAAAATAAATTTTTCTTCAAAAAATCTATATCATTATCTTATGAAAAAAAAAGTTTTTGTTAGAGATCGTTCAAAGATAATTTTATGTAATAATTGTTTAAGAATAACAATAGGAACTCATGAAGAGAATGAGTATTTAATAGATCAAATTAGAAATTTTTCCATAAAAAAAATAGAAATATGA
- the tilS gene encoding tRNA lysidine(34) synthetase TilS has translation MKEISYNHFFIDKIKKYFSLNSFNKKNKKKVCVAVSGGLDSMVLINLLLDLPEIEPEVAHCNFLLRDEESNKDEFFIRNFCKKKNIKCHIKKFDTLYFSKKYKVSIQMSARKLRYDWFLELLEKYSYEYMVLGHHFDDSIETFFMNVFRGTGIKGLLGIPKKNRKFIRPLSDFNKKEILHYAKIRNIKWRVDRTNQEFKYLRNKIRLVLSRFYSFSFHKGLKKTIDFLHDENLLIEKKIEEIRKKITIEKKDNPFFWKIECKRIKKLKPLSFYLFKLFSPYGFNDINSMKRLIDAQSGKQILSKIYRIIKNRNDWVLISHKLLLENKNKIYIIHDINIKEMFLPVDIKFFLNPKKEKIKNMFFMDFDKIQFPLLLRTWRKGDFFYPLKRKGKKKLSKYYKEQKFSILEKEHIWLLINKNGYIILILGNCLDNRFKVTENTKKILGIKI, from the coding sequence ATGAAAGAAATATCATATAATCATTTTTTCATAGATAAAATTAAAAAATATTTTTCTTTGAATTCTTTTAATAAAAAAAATAAAAAAAAAGTATGTGTAGCTGTAAGCGGTGGTTTAGATAGTATGGTCCTTATCAATTTATTACTTGATCTTCCTGAAATTGAACCAGAAGTTGCACATTGTAATTTTTTGTTAAGAGATGAAGAATCTAATAAAGATGAATTTTTTATAAGGAATTTTTGTAAAAAAAAAAACATAAAATGTCATATTAAAAAATTTGATACTTTATATTTTTCTAAAAAATATAAAGTATCTATCCAAATGTCCGCTAGAAAACTTAGATATGATTGGTTTTTAGAATTATTAGAAAAATATTCATATGAATACATGGTTTTAGGACATCATTTTGATGATTCTATAGAAACTTTTTTTATGAACGTTTTTAGGGGGACTGGAATTAAAGGATTATTAGGAATTCCTAAAAAAAATAGAAAATTTATTCGTCCTCTTTCTGATTTTAACAAAAAAGAAATTTTACATTATGCAAAAATAAGAAATATAAAATGGAGAGTAGACAGAACTAATCAAGAATTTAAATATTTAAGAAATAAAATTCGTTTAGTTTTATCTAGATTTTATTCTTTTTCTTTTCATAAAGGATTAAAAAAAACTATAGATTTTCTTCATGATGAAAACTTATTAATCGAAAAAAAAATAGAAGAAATTCGTAAAAAAATCACAATAGAAAAAAAAGATAATCCATTTTTTTGGAAGATAGAATGTAAAAGAATAAAAAAATTGAAACCTTTGTCTTTTTATTTATTTAAATTATTTTCTCCATATGGATTCAATGATATTAACAGCATGAAACGTCTTATTGATGCACAATCTGGAAAACAAATTTTATCAAAAATTTATCGAATTATTAAAAATAGAAATGATTGGGTTTTAATTTCTCATAAATTACTATTAGAAAATAAGAATAAAATTTATATAATTCATGATATAAATATTAAAGAAATGTTTTTACCTGTCGATATTAAGTTTTTTTTGAATCCAAAAAAAGAAAAAATAAAAAATATGTTTTTTATGGATTTTGATAAAATCCAATTTCCATTATTATTAAGAACATGGAGAAAAGGAGATTTTTTTTATCCTTTAAAAAGAAAAGGGAAAAAAAAATTAAGTAAATATTATAAGGAGCAAAAATTTTCTATTTTAGAAAAAGAACATATATGGTTGTTAATTAACAAAAATGGATATATAATTTTAATTTTAGGAAATTGTTTAGATAATAGATTCAAAGTTACAGAAAACACAAAAAAAATATTAGGTATAAAAATATAA
- a CDS encoding YggS family pyridoxal phosphate-dependent enzyme, whose protein sequence is MNHKNIIENKYFGIKKLIPKDVQILAVSKNQKISSVEKLYKIGHRDFGENYIQEMVKKYKKLPKDIRWHMIGRIQSNKLKYIISFIHLIHSIQNIKQINIINKIAFKYKKVINCLLQIKICDEKNKSGITFQEASKILEDEDFKKMKNVKIIGIMGMSSFQELEKVHNEFSYLRKIYNKYQSKYGHNILSMGMSRDYNIAIKYGSTIIRLGTLIFGNRKKTI, encoded by the coding sequence ATGAATCATAAAAATATAATAGAAAACAAATATTTTGGCATAAAAAAATTGATTCCAAAAGATGTTCAAATTTTAGCAGTTTCTAAAAATCAAAAAATTTCTTCTGTAGAAAAATTGTATAAAATAGGACATAGAGATTTTGGAGAGAATTATATTCAAGAAATGGTAAAAAAATATAAAAAATTACCAAAAGATATTCGATGGCATATGATTGGAAGAATCCAAAGTAATAAATTAAAATATATAATCTCTTTTATTCATTTAATTCATAGCATACAAAATATAAAACAAATCAATATAATAAATAAAATTGCCTTCAAATATAAAAAAGTAATCAATTGTCTTTTACAAATAAAAATTTGTGATGAAAAAAATAAATCAGGAATCACTTTTCAAGAAGCTTCTAAAATATTGGAAGATGAAGATTTTAAAAAAATGAAAAACGTAAAAATAATAGGAATAATGGGTATGTCTTCTTTTCAAGAATTAGAAAAAGTACATAATGAATTCTCATATTTACGTAAAATATATAATAAATATCAAAGTAAGTATGGACATAACATTCTTTCCATGGGAATGAGCAGAGATTATAATATAGCTATAAAATATGGAAGTACAATTATTCGATTAGGTACTTTAATTTTTGGAAATCGAAAAAAAACTATCTAA